The Planctellipticum variicoloris DNA window GACGTCTTTCAGCGAATGGGTCAGCCAGCAGGCGGTCCGGGTCTTGCCGGTGCCGGGCGGGCCGTGGAACAGCAGTCCCCGTTTGACGGAGTGCCCTTCCCGCTTGAGGCGCGGCGCGTGGCGGAAGAAGCCGACGGTGTTCCGCTGAATCATCGTCATCGTCGCCTGGGGCAGGATGATGGCCTCGCCGGAGACCGCGGGCAAGCGGTGAAAGCGGACCTGCCCCCAGCCGGAGTGATCCGAGTAGTCGTCGTCGCTGTGCTGTTTGCTCTCGATGGAGATCACCCGGCCGCGATAGATACTGTGCTGCCGGACCAGCCGGCGGAGCGTATCGAGGCACTCCCCCGCCAGTTCTCGCGTCGCGGCCATGACGTTGAGCGTTGGAGCGGGAACGCCGTAGTTGTAAACGCCGGACAGCAGAATGGCGTAGCGCTGCTCGCCGGCGGCGAGCAGGTAGAGCGGATTGGTGAGGCAGTCCTCGTGGACATCGACGTCGATGTCCACCTGCCGGTAGGAGGGGGCCTGAGGGGCCAGATCGGTCGCTTGCAGCGGCTTGGCGTTGACCGAGAGGACCTCCAGCGTCCCCCCGAACTGCTGCGCATAGGCTTCGATAGCCCGCCGCACGTTGGGGAGATCGAGCGCCGAGAACGAACGACCGACGACGGGAAGCTGCCGGTAGCGCGGGCCGCCGAAGTGCCAGGCCAGCCGCCGGCGAATGCGGCTGTTCCGCCAGCCGACGACGGCCACGGCGGTCAGGCCGATCATCACGGCGGATCCGACGATGACTGCCAGGACGATGTCAGGAAACGGGTCGCCGGGGCGGGCGAGGACCAACGGTAACTCAACGGCAGCAATCGTCATCAGCGAAATCCTCCACAGGCAGAGAGACTCGTCGGGGAGTCCGGTTCGCGCGATGGGTCAACCTACCGGTTCCGACGGGGACTCGGTAGTCTTTGCCATCCGGAACGGAGACCTGCACGATGCGCGGCGCCTGGGACCTGACGCGGAAGGATCTGAAGCTGCTCTCCCGGGACCGGCGGGCAGTGGCTCTGCTGCTGTTTCTGCCGCTGGCGTTCATCGCCATTCTGGGAATGACGACCGGGCAGTTTCTCACCCGTTCGAACGAGTCGCGCCGGCTGACGATCATGGTCGTCAAGCAGACTGACGACCCGCTGGCGGCGCAATTTGTGACGGATCTCGAGCACAATCGCTCGATCGATGTCACCACTGCGTCGGATCTGCCGGCTGCCCGCCAGTCCGTTGAGCGGGGGCAGGCGACGATCGGGCTGGTGATCGGCGCCGACTTTGCGGAGCGCGTTGATGCGCTCGACATCGGCGACATTCTGAACAGCCGCCGGGGACCGCTGGCCGCGGGACTGCCGGCCCTCGATCTGCAGATTCTCAGCCGGCCGGCGACGCTCACGGACGCTGCGTTGCTGGATCGCCTGATCTTCGCCGAGGCGCTGCGGTCGATCCTGCCGACCGTGGCCAGCAAGAACGCCATCGCCCGGCGGTGGGTGAAGTCGCCGGACGAAGACGAAGAGAGCGGAACCACGAAGAGCACGGAAGAAGCCGGCGCTCCAGAAGTGAATCCGTCCGGGGATGTTCAGGGGCAAGCTGTTTACCGGATTCTGGTGCCGGGGTTCACGGTGATGTTCGTCTTTTTTCTGGTCAACATCATGGCCCGGAGCTTTATTGCGGAACGGGACCTGGGGACGCTGCGCCGGCTGCGGCTGGCTCCCTTGTCGACGGTCGACCTGCTGCTCGGGAAGACGATCCCGTTCTTTCTGGTGTCGCTGGCGCAGTGCGGTCTGCTGTTTTTCTGCGGCCGGGTGCTGTTCGGGATGAGCTGGGGGCCGGCGCCGGTCTGGCTGATTCCCGCGATCATCAGTACGTCGCTGGCGGCGACGTCTCTCGGCCTGCTCCTGGCGACGGTCGTGAAGACCGACCAGCAGGTCTCGGCCTACGGAACGTCTCTGGTGCTGATCCTCGGCGGCATCAGCGGCTGCTTTCTGCCACGGGAATGGCTCCCCCCGCTGATGAAATCGCTCAGCCTGGCCACGCCTCACGCCTGGGCGCTGTCGGCCTTCGACGCGGTTCTGGCTCACGAAAGCGTCGACGGCCTGCGGGTGCTGCAATGCTGCGGCGGACTGGCGCTGTTCGCGGCCGTATTCTTCGGGCTCGGTGTGTGGCGGTTTCGGGTTTCGCCGGCGTAGCGAGCCACATCTCTCGACAACAAAGCGATTCCGGGTGGCACGTCCCTGAGTCTTCGAAGGGCGTGTCTTCAAGTTTGTAAAGTCCACCCCCATCGCGATGCCTCTGGAGCGTGCCACCCGACGTTGGCAATCAGCGCCGCCCCGCGCCCGCCCCGGCAACCTATGCCGTCCACGTAAAACAGCCCGTTCGGCGAGACTCTCGGCGTCGCAACTGTCGCACCGCGGCGATGCCTGCAGAACGGCTGAAAATTGTCGCTCGCGCGACGGCATTCCGTCTCGCATCGCGGCAGAGCGCAGAATTGCTGCGTGTCCGGGACAGCAACTCACTGCAGCGAAACGAATTCCTGCAGTCATGCCAGAGCGGCTGTTCTCGCAGACAAGGCCGGTCACCACCTCACTGACGGGAGGTCAACGATGACGCGACGCTGGCGAAACTTTGTGCAGCAGGCGGAGGCCGGTCCGGCCCATCTGCCTCAACCGCCGCCGCACTGACGCCGTGGCGCGACGCGTCGAGTTTTTCCGGACGAGTATGCCGGCGATGAGACCTGCGACGTTCGGCGGACGGGTGGTTTCCGGGGACAGAAATCACTCAGCGCACCGCCGAGGATGCTGTCTCCCGCTGGTGGGTGAGACCGGCTGTGTTTTCCACAGGGGGAGAACACGGTCTGCGATGCGGATGCCGATCGGATTCCTGCTGCTCCTGCAGGAAAAAATCGGCCGCAGAGACGGGCGGTGAGTCCTGGTTTTCCGCGAAACCGGGGCTGGCTGCCAGGGCGTGCGACCGGCAACCCGCGATTCGCGTGGCGGGCCGCTGGCAGCGCCAGGCTCTGCGACAGTTCAGGAACGAGGCCGGGGCGTCAACTGGCGACGCCCCGGCCTCGCTGCATTGGCAGGCGGTCAGACTTCGATTTCGTCGTGCCGCAGGGGCCGACGGGGAAAGGGTTCCGCCTCGGGCGCCGATTGGGCGGGGGCCTCGTCCGGCCCGGTCATCGTGATGGGATTCGGCGTAAATCCGATGATCAGGAACGAGAGGGTCGCCCAACCCAGAACGGCGCGGAACCAGCCGATGCTGACGGAGTCATCGGCCGTCGCGCGGTGTCGGATCCCGAACAGCGAGATCAGCACCAGCATCGGCAGATAGGAGTAATTGCCCGTGAAAAGGATCCACCCTCCGGCTCCGAAGACGATCGCCTGTGCGACTCCATGCGCCCGGCGACCGATCAACGTGTAGAGGATGTGTCCGCCGTCGAGCTGACCGATCGGGAACAGATTCAGCGCGGTGATGAAAACCCCCAACCAGCCGGCATGCAGCAGCGGATTGAGCTGCACGTCGAACCCTTCCGGCTTCGGGCCAAGGATCCATTCCGCCATCCAGGTCAACAGGAGCGGGTCGCCCAGGGTCATCGTTCCCACCCCCTGGAATTGCTCGATGACGATATACTTGGCCTGCGAAAGCCCGAGGTAGAGAATTGGAATCGTTGCGACGAGCCCCGCCAGGGGGCCGGAGATGGCGACGTCGAAGATCTGCCGCCGATTGCCGATTCCCGCCTGCTGGACGATCACGGCGCCCATTGTCCCGAAGGGGATCAGCGGCATCGGAATAAACAGCGGGGGAAGAGCGGGGATGCGATAGCGCAACGACTGAAGGTAATGCCCGAGCTCGTGGCAGAGCAGGATGGTCATGACTCCGGCTGAATACTCGAGTCCGGCCTGAAACCAGCCGCCGAAGTCCGTCTTCGGATCTCGACCAAACAGGGTGGCGCCCACGAAGAAGGTCGTCAGGCAGGTGGCGGCGAACAATCCCAGCGACAGGCCGTAGAAGTGGGGGGCAATCCGCACTTGCGGAACTCGGGCTTCGCTGTCCGCAGCCCACTCGGTGATCGGGATCGGGCGAGTTTCGGGTCGTTCGGGAAAAACGTCGGAGTCCGCAGACATGCCGGGTCCTGTTTCATGTCCGCTGCACCGCAGCGGGATTGTGCGGAGGATGCTGGGGAGAAATCGCTCTGCGGGCATTCTACGTCCGGTTCCCCTGCCGGCCCATGCCTGAACCCGAACCCGCAAGATGTC harbors:
- a CDS encoding site-2 protease family protein, with translation MSADSDVFPERPETRPIPITEWAADSEARVPQVRIAPHFYGLSLGLFAATCLTTFFVGATLFGRDPKTDFGGWFQAGLEYSAGVMTILLCHELGHYLQSLRYRIPALPPLFIPMPLIPFGTMGAVIVQQAGIGNRRQIFDVAISGPLAGLVATIPILYLGLSQAKYIVIEQFQGVGTMTLGDPLLLTWMAEWILGPKPEGFDVQLNPLLHAGWLGVFITALNLFPIGQLDGGHILYTLIGRRAHGVAQAIVFGAGGWILFTGNYSYLPMLVLISLFGIRHRATADDSVSIGWFRAVLGWATLSFLIIGFTPNPITMTGPDEAPAQSAPEAEPFPRRPLRHDEIEV
- a CDS encoding AAA family ATPase codes for the protein MTIAAVELPLVLARPGDPFPDIVLAVIVGSAVMIGLTAVAVVGWRNSRIRRRLAWHFGGPRYRQLPVVGRSFSALDLPNVRRAIEAYAQQFGGTLEVLSVNAKPLQATDLAPQAPSYRQVDIDVDVHEDCLTNPLYLLAAGEQRYAILLSGVYNYGVPAPTLNVMAATRELAGECLDTLRRLVRQHSIYRGRVISIESKQHSDDDYSDHSGWGQVRFHRLPAVSGEAIILPQATMTMIQRNTVGFFRHAPRLKREGHSVKRGLLFHGPPGTGKTRTACWLTHSLKDVTVFLVTGEQLWNIKESCSLARSLSPAMLILEDVDLIATRRDQSFQTTALHQLMNEMDGLDSDAEVLFLLTTNQPDQIEPALANRPGRIDQAIHFPLPDHDCRKRLIELYRGRSTLAIDDWETVLRKTDGASPAFIKELVRKAALIAVEQIEDEEAPTILTDRHFLDALHEMTSGDGELTRRLAGFAPRE
- a CDS encoding ABC transporter permease, translating into MRGAWDLTRKDLKLLSRDRRAVALLLFLPLAFIAILGMTTGQFLTRSNESRRLTIMVVKQTDDPLAAQFVTDLEHNRSIDVTTASDLPAARQSVERGQATIGLVIGADFAERVDALDIGDILNSRRGPLAAGLPALDLQILSRPATLTDAALLDRLIFAEALRSILPTVASKNAIARRWVKSPDEDEESGTTKSTEEAGAPEVNPSGDVQGQAVYRILVPGFTVMFVFFLVNIMARSFIAERDLGTLRRLRLAPLSTVDLLLGKTIPFFLVSLAQCGLLFFCGRVLFGMSWGPAPVWLIPAIISTSLAATSLGLLLATVVKTDQQVSAYGTSLVLILGGISGCFLPREWLPPLMKSLSLATPHAWALSAFDAVLAHESVDGLRVLQCCGGLALFAAVFFGLGVWRFRVSPA